TTATGTCTATAATGCTTTCTATGTATTTCGGAAGACATTTAAGAATGtataatgtcaatattttgatatttcacatgtttatCTTTCAGTGTTCTATGTAATTCCTTCTTCCCGCCATTTTACTAGTCTTCTCGAACGTTAATTGTTTTTTGCAATATCGTTGGCTAAGAGGCTTAATGCTGGCTTATGAGATTGAACGTTTATCTTTAGTATTTTAATGGTTTGTCAGTCCTATGTCAAGCGTGACATGAGTGATATGATAAATCTCAAAGTATAAAACTCATGACCAATCACAAACGATTTCATTTTACACTTTAAGGTAtgcttattttatcattttctttattttgtttttaattaatttagcCGACTTCAATAAGCATGCATTGAGTCTACTAACATTAATTGTTTATAGCTatgttttacaattttacaaatgtacatgtaaatatccaGTATTTATAAGATAAACTAACTTCAATTAGAATCGAAAGCTTGATTGTCGATTCAGGTAAGGCGATTGAGCCTATCATTTATAGTCTTTGGAAACGAACTTAAATATCAATGGGCTACAAATCGAGGTTCAATTTGGGCTTTATTAAGATACTTTTGAGAGAATAATGGACTTTGAACTTAACAAATATTGTAACAAGTGGAACCTTATTGTGATGCTTCTTCTCCACTACATCAGGATTAAAATAACATTGTTAGTTAGTGGAATTTAACATTTTGAGGGAAAACATATTCACTAAAATACAACCTGTTAAGAACATGTCTCGGGAAGTTTTGCTctacttttcatgaaaatttttaCCGTACTAGGATTGGAATTGCAaagtttcattttgaaatatatctttcagataTACATTTAACATGATTTTCTGTTTCATTTATGGAGTTTATTCTATTTTCTATATCTTTACTTGATTTCTTCGACTTCACACTTATGAAATGAGTAAGTAAGTTAATTTATGTTGTCATGTGCATGTGTTGCTATCCGCATATCATGTGTGTCTAAACGTTCAGTGTAATATGTGACAGTCGCTTTAAATGTGTTGTACAGCATGTAAAATACCCTTGCATTAGTTTGGAATTAGAGAACTGGACCCCTTAGAAGGGTATTTTTCAGGATGGACAAATAATTTAACATACAACTTATATTTTCTAATGtctcttttaatatttttggagtgacataaaaacaatttattgaCAATCGATTGGTATTTGAAAAAGAGGACAATTTCTGAACAGCTCGGGTGAAAATAGGGGAAAATATTCATGATTCGATACACTATGATgcaaaaaaaataagaaaacatacaaatatcaagCAGTTATGGAAGACTGTGGTGTATTTCATTTCCAATTCGCGGAGATATATCGACTTAACATCTGAATGAAAATGCATATTGGTGATAGATAAAAGGTTATCCATAGTTGAAGCTCACAGGaagatattttttgtcattgatAAGCTTTTGAATGAGTTCTGTATTGTAGAAATATGAATACAGTTCAGCTGGTAAAGCAGCACAAGTCATGCCTATGGGTGTTTCTAAAGACCAATGGAAGACCTGATCTCCAAATCCACGTAGATATTAACAATGAAATTTCCTAGAATGTTTTAGTATTAGCGTCAGAATACTTGTGCAAGAATCAAAGTGGTATTGAACATTGCTTATTTGATGCTATTTACTAAACAGGCAGtaatatcaaaattagattagaAATGTAGTAAAGCGTAAAATGTGAGTTATTGTTTCACTAAATATTAGCAGATTTTTAACAAAATGGAGGCAGAGTATAAAATCTTCATAGAATATATTCAGAATTATAAACGTTCAATTAAGCTGGTAACCATACTTTGATGGACTCATTGGCAAAACACATAACACATACACTTAAAAACTACTTGCATGGTTGATAACATTTTTGTGAACACGAGAATAATTTGATTTCAGAAATTGATTGTTGGGTACCAGCAATTAAAAAACaggatatctatatttatatccTCAAAACCAATGCATTTATATGTAATGGTATGCATATATATCAACGGGAAACATATCATCTTCGTACTGGAAACGGTACAGGGAAATAAATAGAACTATACTTATAGATATGAGTGTCCATATCCATATTCTGAATGTGCTTTGGATATTGTCTAATTTACACCCGTGTGTGTCTGCTGTGGTATGCGAAGGgtatgtttctttttaaatcttaaTATCTGGTTTCGgtttttccaatgtttttagTGGAAACATATTTGAATCAGTTAAGAGCTGCTAAAAACTCTgttatatatcacttatttgtgTGATTATGGAATGAAACATTGTATTCTAACAACATTTTACTGTAGATTGAAAGGACTTACATGTTGTAGTGGTTTTGCTGGATATGTTTGGAACCAGACAGTTCACAACTGTACAAGTCAGTAATGTTTCATCGATAAATGTGTGAAGTGcagaaaaataagaaataattgtacatgtagatattatatatacaatagattCTTCCATATTGTTATCGTTGAAATGCATGCAGTGAATGAAAGGAAACAGCTACCCAAAATGTATAGGAATGGTATTAAGTGACTTCCAAATAATTCATGTTTATGAAGCACCATTCTTGTTAAAATTGCATAACCTATTTCCACAGttatgtataaaactcgtgtgtATGATTTAaacattcattttaaaatagatGCTAAATTGATCTCATACAGGCTGTATGTCCGGTTTTTATGGTGAAAACTGTGCTTCGTCTTGTCTTTTTCCGTATTATGGCATTCGATGTGGCTCAAAGTGCAACTGTAGTGAAGAGGAGTGTCATCATCAATATGGTTGCAAAAGAAGGCTTGGAGGTAAAATCCATATCATCAGGCAATATCTAAACACCTCATTATATCTAGAAATAAGGTGCTATGTCAGTTGTCTTTTACGTTTACATGTATGGATTATCGTATCATAAGTAAAGATAGCGCAAGGTTTTACTGTAAAACGTACCTTTTTCCTTGGCTTTGATAGAATGTGATCCAGGAATTTATGGTAGATATTGTGAATTAACATGTCGATATCCAGGATTTGGAAAGGATTGTCAAATGAAATGTGAATGTGAAGAACAGAACTGTAACCCGATTAAGGGATGCATATTAGGTAAATAGAAACACCAATATTTTTGCAAAGGTGTCCATGTAGACCGTAGTTttagtacatgcatgtatttcaaaaatttagCACTCATTCAATTATATACAGTGTTTTGTATTCAAAACTCTAAAGATAGATTTATGGAGATCCCTTCCTGGCGACCTTCTTATATGGAGGCACCGTTGCTCGTCAGAATCATGCACATGTGTCATATACTGATTCATTCAAACAGAGAGACTGGATTTTGTCTGTACTTTAAGGAAGTGAGATTCCAAATTATGTGTTATTGTCAATCATGTTGgatgtatattttcaaatttctacaTTAAAAAGGAAAGCTAGAACGAAAACGAAAATATGGGAAATGCTGTTTGTATTTTAACTAGAACGTGACTTCACCTATTCGCACTTACATCAACTAGTTTTGCCTGTTAATGTAAACACAGCATAAGTCTAGAAGTAGAGGATTCGTCCCGCATGTGGAAGGTtggggttcgaattccggccgcgacagaTCTATGACGTTAAAACAgttagtgacagttccatcactaAACGCTCGGTACCAGGTGCGAATATCCCGGGCTATCGAAGATCAAATAAGAAAAAGGATGTCTCGTGTCagagtaggtgtggcacgcaaaaagaacccttactgctcaatggtcgtaagcaccgagcagaggcctaaatttgaagccctttaccggtattggtcgtctccatatgagtttaaaaaaatcagagtgaagttaaacaagatacaatcaattaaaagctgaagataacgaacaatgatcaatctcataactcctacatgtttaagcaatacaaaatcaagagttgggcaaacacggatcactggacatatcagaggtgggatctagtgcccaggaggagtaaataccccctgtcgacaggtcacaccctcCTTGAGTCCTAtgtcttgatcgggtaaacagagtaatccgtagtcaaaatcagcgtgacATGAATGACCTatcaatctgtatgaaacacgtcagacagtttTTGACCGAATGAATgtatgtattggcaaactagataattataacgaccatagaatttacacAATGCTGACTcttaacgagactgttgaaaccactgtaacataaacttgtttgtcggtagactgcctcgatttaaaagcttatcatacgcagaacaaactcttgcgtatcgaatcattggAGATATATTATCACcagatgcaggtgataatgtgaaattgctacacaaatatgggaagttgacgatggagaaattGAAATCCTACAGTTAAATCATTAACTACTTTTATCATAGAACTACAAAAAATGGCATTAAATGGGTTGTAAATTGTTGACAATACGTTATTGTTTTGCCGTTCTTTGAGATAGAAATGGAGAAAATAGATTATTTTCATGTCTTTATTTTGTTCTGCAAATGGAGTTAACAAAATGTGTAACTTAAATTAATTCACTGACTTACGGGTGAGAAAGctttatcaaatatattcaattttctttttcatttcagaATTGTAATGGATAAACTTTGAAATTAATTCGTAATTGATGCCAATTTAATTGCCAGTGGGATAAAAAGAACTGGTGTATTGATAGTAAATTGCACTATTTTTATTCCAGATAACGTTACACTTTTGTTTAacagttttgaaaattcatcTGCAGCAGCTGGGACCGATCAGGTTACAGACTTAGATTTGACAAGAAGGAATGATGGTACTGATTTAATTTCTATTCGCTGGTTATAATGAGATCCGTAGAGGAGGTGTAGACAAAGAATGTGACCAATGTATCATTTCTTTACTTTGACATTTTACGTTACTTTAGGAATTTTACACTGACTTCTACATTCCAATTGTTATAGGTTCATTTGCACAGGTTAGGAACTATGTTCGGTGCTCCAGTCCAAAATAGGAATGGTATTATTCTAACTGTTACCATCGGTCCTCATAAACTTGAGCAAAACAATTTCGATGACATTCTgtttgttataaaaaaaatttgcttCTAATTTACATATTGTTAGGTCTTTTCTCTGTTCTCATTGGCTATCGTATTGTATATCAGTGCTATGACGTCATATAAAGCTTTTGGATAGATGACAGTTTTGTTTTCGAAGAATCAATGGTTCTTGAATTTATCTTAATTTcagaaatatgaaaaacaaaaaatcgaatggttgattattttttaatgttaaaggATGCCGCAACTTGAATGTAAAAGGTGAATAACAATAGCATTCGCGCATGATCTCTCCTTATCATTTAGTAATAAGCTACATTAAAAGGACGGTTAGATAAAAATATGACGATATTGTAATGGTAAATCACAAACATGCCCTAAAAAAACCAAACTTCTCGAGTAATTAATATTAAGAATAattctaattacatgtacatagacgAATCGAAATCTTACttatttatgttgtttttgttgctgtacaccaaaaaaattttttaaaaaacccagaaTATCTGAGACGAATTGTATAAAACTGTATCGCCTTGATGAGAAGTTATtgaatttatattgtttaacgtctcactcgaaaatgtttcactcatatgaagacgtcacaaCTGCCTGCAAAtttaaggcctatgctcggcgcttacggcctatGAGCAGagaggatctttatcgtgccacacctgctgtgacacggggcctcggtttgtgcggtctcatccgaaggaccgccccatttagtcgcttattacgacaatcaaggtgtactgaggaactattctaacccggatccccacgggactcttTTATGGAGAAACAGAGGATACAGTCTTGATATAACCCTTGCATATATTATTTTGATAGAGTACTATACATgcataatttatttctaatgaTAAACAGGAATCGTTGTTTTCCACAGCGTTACCTTGTAAATGTTTGCATTATTTTCGTTTAGGTTTCTGTGGTTTTCCGAAAGATTCCAAACACAAGCGTACAATTTTCTACATCAGCATTGTATTAGGGACTGTTGCAGGCCTTCAACTCATTGCTTACATCTGGCTGTCCTTCTACAGACCCACTGTTCCACAGAGGAGTGAGTTACCGATATAATCAGAATAAAGCGGAAACAGCAACTGTGTCATCAGATATAACATGTCTGATATAACATGCAACGAGACGGTTACATTTCAGTTTGGCAGAAAAAGGCAGTTTAGATGCATGTTTATGGTTCGATTTTACACTGCACTTGATTATAATGTATAACATATATAAAGACTATCATTTGCGGTTTCTCTGTATTTAACTTCCACGTGTTTATGAAGAATTGAATTTTTAATTAACCGGATTTTAGTTGTTCTTGTTAATAACTTTGTACATTTGTTCGTGTACAGCAGGCCTACACATATGACTTATAAGGTTTCCATTTTTTTCGATTGGAAAGGTAAGCTGTTCccttgaagataacgaacagtgaaaaTCCAATGATAGTCATGAAACAAATGAACTAAGGAGAGCGATGCAAACTGTCTAATAACTGTGTTTCgatttataaaaacaatattcaatattcaataGTAATTCGTATTtcactttatatttcaatgtattaATGCCACCCCTTCcttttttgttttcataataCTCAAATAACAATATACAACATTGCGTATTAGTATATGTTTTCAGCCAATTATGAAAACATGAACtctgaaatttgaaaagaagaaTAAATCAATGTTTGTTCACATCATTGTTCATAGGGCCGACATGAGGAAAAGAAAGTTAATAGGCATATATTGAAATAGACCTATTtgtttgaataatttccttctAAAGAATCaacttgtttttaa
Above is a genomic segment from Ostrea edulis chromosome 3, xbOstEdul1.1, whole genome shotgun sequence containing:
- the LOC130052755 gene encoding multiple epidermal growth factor-like domains protein 6 isoform X1; the protein is MSVHIHILNVLWILSNLHPCVSAVVCEGLKGLTCCSGFAGYVWNQTVHNCTSCMSGFYGENCASSCLFPYYGIRCGSKCNCSEEECHHQYGCKRRLGECDPGIYGRYCELTCRYPGFGKDCQMKCECEEQNCNPIKGCILDNVTLLFNSFENSSAAAGTDQVTDLDLTRRNDGFCGFPKDSKHKRTIFYISIVLGTVAGLQLIAYIWLSFYRPTVPQRSELPI
- the LOC130052755 gene encoding scavenger receptor class F member 2-like isoform X2 → MSVHIHILNVLWILSNLHPCVSAVVCEGLKGLTCCSGFAGYVWNQTVHNCTSCMSGFYGENCASSCLFPYYGIRCGSKCNCSEEECHHQYGCKRRLGECDPGIYGRYCELTCRYPGFGKDCQMKCECEEQNCNPIKGCILAAGTDQVTDLDLTRRNDGFCGFPKDSKHKRTIFYISIVLGTVAGLQLIAYIWLSFYRPTVPQRSELPI
- the LOC130052755 gene encoding scavenger receptor class F member 2-like isoform X3; this translates as MSVHIHILNVLWILSNLHPCVSAVVCEGLKGLTCCSGFAGYVWNQTVHNCTSCMSGFYGENCASSCLFPYYGIRCGSKCNCSEEECHHQYGCKRRLGECDPGIYGRYCELTCRYPGFGKDCQMKCECEEQNCNPIKGCILGFCGFPKDSKHKRTIFYISIVLGTVAGLQLIAYIWLSFYRPTVPQRSELPI
- the LOC130052755 gene encoding uncharacterized protein LOC130052755 isoform X4; translated protein: MSVHIHILNVLWILSNLHPCVSAVVCEGLKGLTCCSGFAGYVWNQTVHNCTSCMSGFYGENCASSCLFPYYGIRCGSKCNCSEEECHHQYGCKRRLGDNVTLLFNSFENSSAAAGTDQVTDLDLTRRNDGFCGFPKDSKHKRTIFYISIVLGTVAGLQLIAYIWLSFYRPTVPQRSELPI